In the Sedimentisphaera cyanobacteriorum genome, CGTAGTAAGTTTCAAGAAGTTCCTTTCAGTTTAACCATAAAATTATCCGGGAAGCAAATTAGGAGAGGCATCTATATCCTCAGCTTCCATAAGCAGCACCATCCTCTCCATGGAAAGGGCTATTGCTGCCTGTTCAAGCTCGGGGAGCTTCCTAAGCTGCTTTTCAACCGTTTCCTGAAGCAGAGGCGGGGCTTTTTTGATTATTTCTTTTCCTTGGTCAGTGAGCTCTAAGTAAACCTTCCTGCGGTCCTTTTTAGACCTCTGACGCCGAACCAATCCCTTTGCCTCCAGCCTGTCGGCAATTCCGTTTACAGTGCTTGCACCGAGATTGACATCTCTGGAGAGCTCAGACATCGTCTTTTCCGGGCTCCTTGCCAAGGAATAAAGACACAACATCTGAGGGACTGTAACATTAAATTTTGAATTGATCCTGCGGGAATGAATATCAACCGCCCTGATGATTCTTCTAACAGAGCGAAGTATTCTAACTTCGTAATCAGTCTCGCTGATTTCCATAATCACTTCCTAACCAGAAAGGTTTCTGCCAAAACTATTTCTGCACAAATTGTATCACATCTAAGCCCAATGTCAAGGCAAATATATACGGAAAAACAGAGCTAAAACCCAATAAAGCCGAAGCCTCTTTATAGATTTGCAGCGAGCAGGGCTTTTATAGGCGGGTTACGCAAATTTTCTATTTCGTTTTGCCATGAAGCCAGCGAAGGGTTTTGTTCAAAGACTGCACTGTTTGTTCAGATTTTTAAATGCAACTAAAGTCTTGTCATATAATTCTTTATAATAATCTTCGTTCCCTTGTGGTGCTTTGTTGTTCAAAATCAATCATATCGCAGACGCGGCTTTCTGTTGTCCTGAACAGCCATAGCTATAAAGATTCCTTCAATTAGAAGTCTTTTAATTTTGTCCCGTGAGGATTTTCTAAGCAGGAGATAAGATTGGATTATCATAAATTTCGGTGAAAATTGCAAAAATTCAGCAGCATCTCATATTAACAGGTGTCGTAAGGGCAGTAGAATCTGACCGGTTTTTATTAACGGCATTAAATTAAAAAGACTTATTTGCTTACGTTTCATCTGAAGGATTTTATATGAGGCTGAATATTTATTCTGTAATTATTTGTTTTATAGGCTTTTCAGTTCAGGCAGGGCTTCTGAACCACTGGGAGTTTAACGAAGGCAGCGGCTTTACAGTTTCCGGCAGCGGGCGGGCTGAGAGCTCAGGAACTCTGATGCAGGGGAACAAAAAGGGAACACACGGTCCGAGCTGGCATAGTGATTCCGAGCGCGGCAGCGTTCTGGAATTTGACGGAGACGACTGGGTACTTACAGATTCCCGCGGCGTTCAGGGCGGTCGTGAGCGTACTGTAACGGTATGGTTTTATCTGCTCAGCAGCAAACATCGCCACACACTACTTCAGTACGGCGGTACTGGGCGAGGCGGGGAATACTTCCGCCTTCTTGTAGAGGATCAGCGTCTTCGCTTTGAAGTTGCTAACGGGAACGCCCTTGCCCTGAATTCAGGTGATATTTCGCTGAACTGCTGGCATCATGCAGCGCTTGTTGTAGATGATTTCAACGGCGACGGTGAAACCCGCACACCTGAAGTGAAGTTTTATTTTGACGGCCGCCAAAGAGCTCAAACTGCCGGTATAGATCAGCGTATTAATACTCGGATTCAAGGCAAAGACGGGTATGTTCATCTCGGCGGCGCTGCTCAGGCAGGCGGTTCGGCACCGCGTGAGGCGATGGTCGGCTATCTGGGAGAAGTAAAGATATATGATACAGCGCTGTCGGAAGACGAAATAATAGAGGATATGGAGCAGAAAAGTGTTTGGGGGCCAAGGCCTGCAAACCGCCAGAATGTCCCAGTTTCGATAGGTTCTCTCTCGTGGCTGGCGGGGATACATTCAAAGCAGCAGGATGTTTATTTCGGAAACAATTATTATGATGTCTCAAGAGCAAGCCCGAGCGAGCCTCGGGGTGTATATTTGGAATCTGCCCGTCTTACAGGCTCTGGGCAAATCGGACGTTATAAGATAGATTTGCCTGATGAGGAAATAGATTTAATGCCTCTGAGAACGTATTACTGGCGTGTTGACCAGCGTAATTCAGACTTTTCTGACAGCCGGTGGAAGGGCAGGGTATGGAAATTCACGACCCAAAGACTCAAAGCAGAGCCTGACCGTCTGAGAGCTCATGGCCATCTGCCGGAACTAACGCTAAACTGGAAGCCTCCTCGGGACATTACAGAGCCCCTTTATGAGGCTGTGATTGCTGAAGATTCGGATTTTCGAAAAATTGCCGAAAAGGCTGATGGTCTCAGCAAGCCTTTATGGAAGCCTGAAGGCGGGAAGCTTGCAATTGGAAGGCAGTACTATTTCAGAGTGAGGGCATACGATCCGGAAAAGCCTGAATTAGAGGGAGTGAGTGATGTTTTGCCTCTGCTTTATAATTCGCCGAGAAGGGTAGAATATTTTGATCAATACACGGAAAAATCCCAGCTTGAAAGTTTCTGGAAGGATGGAGCGGGCGAACCTTCCAACGGGGCATCGATAAACCTTAGCTTTGAGGCGGACGGGCAGTCTATGAGGCTTGAATATGACACTCAAATCGATTATTCTGAAGCTCAAAGAACATTCGCTAACGCCCAAGACTGGCTAAAATGCGAAGCTGAGGTTCTCGATTTTTATTTCCGCGGCGCGCCCGAGAATTCTCCAGCTTATGTTTATATTGAGCTCGAAGATTCGCAAGGAAACAAAGCGAAAATCACATGCACAGAAAACGAAAAGCAGGTTATAGAGTCAAAATGGTCTCCTTGGACAAGAGTGAGGAAGCCTTTGAGCGAATTTGCTTCGAAAGGAGCGAATCTATCTAATGTGAGCTCTGTTGTTATAGGTCTTGAGGCCGGGTCAGGACAAAGAGGCAGCGGAGCGATTTTTGTTGATTCGATAGGGCTTGATATTAAGCGCAGTTCAAAGGATTAACCTTTGGGTAAGATTTATTACATATAAAATGTTAATATACAGGATGCATTATGAAAAGAAGAGATTTTGTTAAATTAGCCGGCTGCACGTTTGGTGCCGCCTTCGGCTCAGCAGTGAGCGGGCAAACATTTTTTGCCAATAACAGCATGAAGGTAACCAAAGAAGAACGTCCAAACATCATTCTTATTCTTGCAGACGATATGGGGTTTGCAGATTTAGGTTGCTACGGCTCTGAGGTTGAAACCCCAAACCTCGACAAGCTTGCTGCTCGGGGCATTCGCTTTACCCAGTTCTACAACAGCGCCCGCTGCTGCCCAACGCGTGCGTCTCTGCTCACAGGCATACATCCACATCAGGCGGGTATCGGCTGGATGACAGACGACTGGGCTGAGAACAAAAGAGAAACTTTAGACAGCCCTGCCTACACAGACGGGCTCAACAAAGAATGCATCACTATCGCAGAGGGGCTTAAGCGGGGCGGCTATCATACGATAATGTCCGGCAAATGGCACGTAGGCGAAGACCGTGAAAGAGGCCACTGGCCTGTGCAGAGAGGCTTCGACAAATCCTTCGCACTGATTGTCGGGGCGAGCAATTATTTCAGAATCAATCCGAACGTAACCGTTCTGGACGACAAAAAGATCAACGCAAACCACGAAGATTTTTACATAACAGATGAATTCACAAAGTATGCAAATCAGTTTGTGGAGCAGGCCGCTGGTGAGAAAGAGCCGTTCTTTTTGTATCTGGCTTACACTGCCCCTCACTGGCCTCTGCATGCAAGACAGAAAGATATAGATAAATATCGAGGCAAATACAAGGCTGCAGGAGGCTGGCCCGGGATTCGGGCAGAGAGATTCCAGCGAATGAAGAAGATGGGGATTATAGACCCGAGCTGGGATGTATCCGAGCCGGACGCAGGGGTTTTAAACTGGTCTGACGTTGATCAGGACGAGATGGACCTCCGGATGGCTGTTTACGCTGCCCAGATAGATTCTATGGATCAGAATATCGGGAAGCTGGTTGAAAAGCTCGAAGAGCTGGAAATAAGAGACAACACGCTGATAATGTTCCTTGCCGATAACGGGGCATGCGCGGAGGACTACAATAAAAAAG is a window encoding:
- a CDS encoding MarR family winged helix-turn-helix transcriptional regulator — encoded protein: MEISETDYEVRILRSVRRIIRAVDIHSRRINSKFNVTVPQMLCLYSLARSPEKTMSELSRDVNLGASTVNGIADRLEAKGLVRRQRSKKDRRKVYLELTDQGKEIIKKAPPLLQETVEKQLRKLPELEQAAIALSMERMVLLMEAEDIDASPNLLPG
- a CDS encoding LamG-like jellyroll fold domain-containing protein gives rise to the protein MRLNIYSVIICFIGFSVQAGLLNHWEFNEGSGFTVSGSGRAESSGTLMQGNKKGTHGPSWHSDSERGSVLEFDGDDWVLTDSRGVQGGRERTVTVWFYLLSSKHRHTLLQYGGTGRGGEYFRLLVEDQRLRFEVANGNALALNSGDISLNCWHHAALVVDDFNGDGETRTPEVKFYFDGRQRAQTAGIDQRINTRIQGKDGYVHLGGAAQAGGSAPREAMVGYLGEVKIYDTALSEDEIIEDMEQKSVWGPRPANRQNVPVSIGSLSWLAGIHSKQQDVYFGNNYYDVSRASPSEPRGVYLESARLTGSGQIGRYKIDLPDEEIDLMPLRTYYWRVDQRNSDFSDSRWKGRVWKFTTQRLKAEPDRLRAHGHLPELTLNWKPPRDITEPLYEAVIAEDSDFRKIAEKADGLSKPLWKPEGGKLAIGRQYYFRVRAYDPEKPELEGVSDVLPLLYNSPRRVEYFDQYTEKSQLESFWKDGAGEPSNGASINLSFEADGQSMRLEYDTQIDYSEAQRTFANAQDWLKCEAEVLDFYFRGAPENSPAYVYIELEDSQGNKAKITCTENEKQVIESKWSPWTRVRKPLSEFASKGANLSNVSSVVIGLEAGSGQRGSGAIFVDSIGLDIKRSSKD
- a CDS encoding arylsulfatase — translated: MKRRDFVKLAGCTFGAAFGSAVSGQTFFANNSMKVTKEERPNIILILADDMGFADLGCYGSEVETPNLDKLAARGIRFTQFYNSARCCPTRASLLTGIHPHQAGIGWMTDDWAENKRETLDSPAYTDGLNKECITIAEGLKRGGYHTIMSGKWHVGEDRERGHWPVQRGFDKSFALIVGASNYFRINPNVTVLDDKKINANHEDFYITDEFTKYANQFVEQAAGEKEPFFLYLAYTAPHWPLHARQKDIDKYRGKYKAAGGWPGIRAERFQRMKKMGIIDPSWDVSEPDAGVLNWSDVDQDEMDLRMAVYAAQIDSMDQNIGKLVEKLEELEIRDNTLIMFLADNGACAEDYNKKEGQIGTVDSSTAYWQSWANVSNVPFRRYKHWTHEGGISTPLIANWPAVIKKHGMITPEPGHITDIMATCLDLAGTDYPQTYNGNQITPLEGKSLAPIFSKGTRDGHEYICVEHEGHRCCRKGKWKLVAIANQPWELYDMEADRTETNDLASQHPDKVAELEDDYNAWAQKCNVRPPSYW